In Candidatus Abyssobacteria bacterium SURF_5, one genomic interval encodes:
- a CDS encoding VanZ family protein has protein sequence MSEVHVTAETQQALRLRAWGFVILMQLVILISLPLTPYVWERAVLTFGAGFSNFPYMFSVALLLFFFYIMVGSWRDYGPFRIIALAALSMGYGYVLKYYCKFPAEKLHLVEYGALVFLALRAFSFDFSTRFSYALAFLFGLVFGSIDESIQYFLPNRTFETRDIVTNGLASAFGLALIALLTKRSRGKMPLERLK, from the coding sequence GTGTCGGAAGTGCATGTCACGGCGGAAACACAACAGGCTCTGAGGCTGCGAGCCTGGGGTTTCGTAATTTTGATGCAGTTGGTGATATTGATTTCGCTGCCGCTGACGCCGTATGTGTGGGAGAGAGCGGTTCTTACTTTTGGGGCGGGCTTCAGCAATTTCCCTTATATGTTTTCTGTTGCGCTGCTGCTCTTTTTTTTCTATATCATGGTTGGTTCATGGAGAGACTACGGCCCTTTCAGGATCATTGCATTGGCGGCGCTGTCAATGGGCTACGGTTACGTATTGAAATACTACTGCAAATTTCCGGCGGAAAAATTGCACCTTGTGGAGTACGGAGCTCTGGTTTTCCTTGCGTTGAGAGCTTTCTCTTTTGATTTTTCGACCAGGTTTTCCTACGCACTCGCATTCCTTTTCGGACTGGTTTTCGGGTCTATCGATGAAAGCATACAATATTTTCTTCCGAACCGCACATTTGAAACACGAGACATCGTCACCAATGGTCTTGCATCCGCTTTCGGGCTGGCGCTGATTGCGTTGTTAACGAAACGGAGCCGTGGGAAGATGCCTTTGGAGCGGCTGAAATAA
- a CDS encoding extracellular solute-binding protein gives MAAFASGTAVLKFTRLAFGALAAAVFACAFVHADGAPSEERLLLWHQETGQRRKILQSIIKEINCRDQTARVEDVVFGPARGAVAEKLRSIKPEERPHLALVEREALPALADKGIIFPVDRFLENHGILKNKVLVPPAREYVRYRDLLYGIPASLNPYVFICNPALLAEIGAELPSDWDDILQLQKHVAKHRPAGAEEIWTLNTRSLDSIFSILAVQKGLSGAEKQDEVLADILELLHKFRKQNVFPPYYKFWDPNFLEVTDRKVLFQIEDANLVSAMQDSTEIPLVIAPMPSVSENRVTALSDSLVFVLCRTDNLQAASAFLELFFNPSYYRMFQEKCFYVNPFTSTAGGMEIEEDDPLYRQVLVSARAGKPLDLSLGGGAFSKISRAVAQLDAGLLSPEEALREITRSFDAENHGKGAASDAISVSWAESTRRIFAGERRGLKNLPVTVTCARNENESFQLLISSEKEAERVTWKVESPPRNEDASHFRIEVYGERDTTVPLPLVANEAGAYPNILEPVDSFDLSPGAPVRLWVEIFVGRGVPAGERTLAIILENPEKAWCRIPIKIQVLPWEIPASPSQPAVVGLNYDLVARHLGVDKNSADGREVLDSFYWFLVERRLTPYQPPVSLNSDRIGEYLRDERVSACRFPLPPVNEWYAPLVELGEKEGWLDKIFVYFIDEPTYHQYSAVVETGREIHSRGKRPKFLVTCMPDEMLVGSVDIWGIHISFLPVGIPHLFSDRSEYLARVNGRLPQEAVWWYTAGPVKPFPTLHIEDDPSAFRVIPWMQQLYGIDGFLHWEAANWTQPFDEAFIPLFGNGEGVLIYSQGGRPAPSIRLELLREGLEDMEYLFLLRRNIETVQKILSAEYLGDVATIRIGELCRRLVSRDSLHTDPAGILPLMSFAREPGKIEQARSEVITEIASMIDRPYALVLTDPEERRYTDAATVRIYGVTEPDCAIEINSHSLSAASSGAFSMNLPLEEGVNSFSIVFKNGAMTKNIIRVIEKD, from the coding sequence TTGGCGGCTTTTGCCAGTGGAACGGCCGTGCTCAAATTTACTCGTCTCGCCTTCGGCGCCCTTGCAGCCGCCGTCTTCGCATGCGCATTTGTCCATGCTGACGGCGCACCTTCTGAGGAACGTCTTCTTCTCTGGCACCAGGAGACCGGCCAGAGGCGGAAGATTCTGCAATCAATAATAAAAGAGATCAATTGCCGAGATCAGACTGCAAGAGTCGAGGATGTGGTTTTTGGTCCTGCGCGAGGAGCGGTAGCGGAGAAGCTTCGTTCGATCAAGCCGGAGGAACGGCCGCACCTTGCGCTGGTCGAGCGCGAGGCGCTCCCGGCGCTGGCGGATAAGGGCATCATTTTTCCGGTTGACCGCTTCCTCGAGAATCACGGAATATTGAAAAATAAAGTTCTTGTTCCCCCCGCCAGGGAATACGTGCGGTATAGAGACCTTCTATACGGTATCCCTGCGTCTCTGAACCCGTATGTTTTTATCTGCAATCCCGCCTTGCTGGCGGAAATTGGGGCCGAGCTGCCGTCGGATTGGGATGACATCCTGCAATTGCAGAAGCACGTTGCCAAGCACAGGCCTGCGGGCGCCGAAGAAATATGGACGCTAAACACTCGTTCTCTTGATTCGATATTCTCGATTCTCGCTGTCCAGAAAGGGCTTTCGGGGGCAGAAAAGCAAGATGAAGTCCTCGCTGACATCCTGGAACTGCTGCACAAATTCCGAAAGCAAAATGTTTTTCCTCCGTACTATAAGTTCTGGGATCCAAATTTTCTTGAAGTGACGGATAGAAAAGTCCTCTTCCAAATCGAAGATGCCAACCTGGTTTCGGCAATGCAGGATTCGACTGAAATTCCACTCGTCATTGCGCCGATGCCTTCGGTCTCGGAAAACCGTGTGACCGCTTTGTCCGACAGCCTGGTTTTTGTGCTGTGTCGGACCGACAATCTGCAAGCTGCATCGGCCTTCCTGGAATTATTCTTCAATCCGTCGTACTATCGGATGTTCCAGGAAAAATGTTTCTACGTCAATCCCTTCACAAGCACTGCGGGGGGAATGGAAATCGAAGAAGATGACCCATTATATCGACAGGTTCTGGTATCGGCCCGGGCGGGGAAACCGCTGGATCTGTCTTTGGGCGGTGGCGCATTTTCAAAGATTTCGCGGGCTGTAGCCCAACTGGATGCAGGGCTGCTGTCGCCGGAAGAGGCGCTGCGGGAGATAACGCGCTCATTTGACGCGGAAAATCATGGCAAAGGTGCTGCTTCAGACGCAATATCAGTGTCGTGGGCGGAAAGCACTCGGCGCATTTTCGCTGGCGAACGAAGGGGGTTGAAGAATCTGCCCGTCACCGTCACGTGTGCCCGAAATGAAAACGAGTCTTTCCAACTCCTGATCAGCAGTGAGAAGGAGGCGGAACGGGTCACGTGGAAAGTTGAATCGCCACCCCGAAATGAAGATGCTTCACATTTTCGCATTGAGGTATATGGAGAAAGGGACACTACCGTGCCGCTGCCGCTGGTTGCGAACGAGGCGGGGGCATATCCCAATATCTTGGAGCCGGTTGATTCATTTGATCTTTCACCCGGTGCACCTGTCAGGCTTTGGGTGGAGATTTTTGTGGGAAGAGGTGTTCCCGCTGGAGAGCGGACGCTGGCGATAATTCTGGAGAATCCGGAGAAGGCATGGTGTCGGATTCCCATAAAAATTCAAGTGCTCCCGTGGGAGATTCCGGCTTCGCCGTCACAGCCAGCCGTAGTCGGCCTGAATTACGATCTGGTCGCCCGTCATCTGGGAGTGGATAAAAATTCGGCGGATGGTCGGGAGGTGCTCGATTCATTTTACTGGTTTCTTGTTGAGCGAAGGCTGACGCCATACCAGCCCCCAGTGTCGCTGAACTCGGACAGGATTGGCGAGTACTTAAGGGACGAGCGCGTCTCCGCGTGCCGGTTTCCTCTGCCGCCGGTCAACGAATGGTATGCTCCTCTGGTGGAGTTGGGGGAGAAAGAAGGGTGGCTGGACAAGATATTTGTCTACTTTATCGATGAGCCGACGTACCATCAATATTCTGCGGTCGTGGAAACGGGTCGAGAAATCCATTCTCGCGGGAAGCGCCCAAAGTTCCTGGTCACATGTATGCCTGATGAGATGCTGGTGGGCTCGGTCGATATCTGGGGCATTCACATCTCATTTTTGCCGGTTGGGATACCACATCTTTTTTCCGATCGATCGGAATATCTTGCCCGGGTGAACGGGCGATTGCCGCAAGAAGCGGTATGGTGGTACACAGCGGGGCCGGTAAAGCCGTTCCCGACACTTCATATAGAAGATGATCCCTCGGCCTTCAGGGTAATCCCGTGGATGCAGCAGTTGTATGGAATCGATGGTTTTCTGCATTGGGAAGCAGCCAATTGGACGCAGCCGTTCGATGAAGCGTTTATTCCGCTTTTTGGAAACGGAGAGGGGGTGCTGATTTATTCGCAGGGGGGGAGACCGGCGCCCTCGATACGATTGGAACTGCTTCGCGAGGGGCTCGAGGATATGGAATACCTATTCTTGCTGCGCCGAAACATTGAGACGGTGCAGAAGATACTTTCCGCCGAATATCTGGGAGATGTGGCAACAATAAGAATCGGAGAACTGTGCCGGCGCCTCGTTTCCCGGGATTCGCTGCATACCGATCCTGCAGGTATATTGCCGCTCATGTCGTTTGCGCGCGAGCCCGGCAAAATCGAACAGGCGCGCAGCGAAGTAATCACGGAGATCGCGTCCATGATAGACCGTCCGTACGCGCTGGTATTGACGGATCCGGAGGAGAGGCGGTACACTGATGCCGCGACAGTTCGCATTTATGGGGTTACGGAACCAGACTGCGCGATCGAGATCAATTCCCATTCTTTATCGGCAGCCTCGAGCGGCGCCTTCTCGATGAACCTTCCGCTTGAGGAGGGAGTCAACAGCTTTTCCATCGTGTTCAAGAATGGAGCGATGACTAAGAATATAATCAGGGTAATCGAAAAGGACTGA
- a CDS encoding Appr-1-p processing protein produces the protein MKAGSGEISIVRGDITELEVDAIVNAANNHLILGAGVAGAIRSKGGPTIQEECDKIGRIEIGEAAITGAGRLPAKYVIHAASMGDEPVSERSLRDSVRNSLLRGEEAGVRSIAFPAIGTGIGGFPIERCAEIMIGLARQHLQQNDSTIQKIIFALFKEADKQVFDRVLAREQ, from the coding sequence ATGAAAGCAGGAAGTGGTGAGATTTCCATTGTGCGCGGCGATATCACCGAACTCGAGGTGGATGCCATCGTTAACGCCGCCAATAATCATTTGATCCTCGGAGCCGGTGTAGCCGGCGCGATACGTTCAAAAGGGGGTCCCACCATTCAGGAGGAATGCGATAAAATCGGCCGCATCGAGATAGGGGAAGCGGCGATTACCGGCGCCGGCAGGCTTCCCGCAAAATACGTGATACATGCCGCCAGCATGGGGGATGAACCGGTTTCCGAACGATCATTGCGCGACTCCGTCAGGAACAGCCTGCTCAGGGGAGAGGAAGCCGGCGTTCGATCCATTGCATTTCCTGCGATCGGGACGGGGATTGGCGGTTTCCCGATTGAGCGCTGCGCGGAAATAATGATTGGTTTGGCGCGACAACATCTCCAGCAAAACGATTCGACAATACAAAAGATTATCTTTGCTCTTTTCAAAGAGGCTGACAAGCAAGTCTTTGATCGGGTTCTCGCACGAGAACAGTAA
- a CDS encoding RtcB family protein has product MPQVAMKKIGDFIYEIAKTGQMRVPARIYADEGLMRDIQKDKSPEQAANVATLPGIVRYSLAMPDIHWGYGFPIGGVAAMDPAEGGVISPGGVGYDINCGVRLIRTNLMVQDIQPRLRDLVMALFQAIPTGVGAKGGIEKLTRNEQRKLFVKGAKWAVENGYGDAADLEHTEEKGCLQGADPDKVSDHAVERGAAQVGTLGSGNHFLEIEKVEEVYDPEAARVFGIEKDSITVMVHCGSRGFGHQICDDYLKVMARAIQKYHIELPDRQLACAPAESQEGADYISAMAAAANYAWANRQVIMHLARAAFERTLNMNPRDLGMRLIYDVCHNIAKYEKHTVDGRERMLWVHRKGATRAFPPAHPHIPADYRHVGQPVLIPGDMGRASYLCVGTNAAMEETFGSTCHGAGRVMSRSAAIKATKGRSIKKELEEKNIIVMAHGRSTLAEEVSEAYKDVNAVVNVMHQAGISLRVAKLRPLGVIKG; this is encoded by the coding sequence ATGCCGCAAGTGGCGATGAAAAAAATCGGCGATTTCATTTACGAGATCGCCAAGACCGGCCAGATGAGGGTTCCCGCCAGGATTTACGCTGACGAGGGCCTGATGCGCGATATTCAGAAGGACAAGAGTCCCGAGCAAGCCGCCAATGTGGCCACGCTTCCGGGAATCGTGAGATATTCGCTGGCGATGCCGGATATTCATTGGGGCTATGGATTCCCGATTGGGGGAGTTGCGGCCATGGACCCGGCAGAGGGCGGCGTCATCTCACCCGGCGGAGTGGGTTATGATATAAATTGCGGAGTCCGTCTGATCCGGACTAACTTAATGGTGCAGGATATCCAGCCGCGCCTTCGCGATTTGGTGATGGCGCTGTTCCAGGCGATCCCGACGGGCGTCGGCGCCAAGGGCGGCATCGAGAAGCTGACCCGAAACGAGCAGAGAAAGCTGTTTGTGAAAGGAGCGAAGTGGGCGGTTGAAAATGGATACGGCGACGCCGCCGATCTCGAACATACCGAGGAGAAGGGGTGCCTGCAAGGGGCTGATCCGGACAAGGTGAGTGACCATGCCGTGGAACGCGGAGCCGCTCAAGTGGGAACGCTTGGTTCGGGCAATCATTTTCTCGAGATTGAAAAAGTCGAGGAAGTATATGATCCCGAGGCCGCCCGCGTGTTCGGTATCGAGAAGGATTCGATCACGGTCATGGTTCATTGCGGGTCACGCGGATTCGGCCACCAAATCTGCGACGATTATTTGAAAGTGATGGCGCGGGCGATCCAGAAGTATCACATCGAGCTGCCGGACAGGCAGCTTGCCTGCGCCCCGGCGGAATCGCAGGAGGGGGCGGACTACATTTCGGCCATGGCGGCTGCGGCAAATTATGCGTGGGCAAACCGGCAGGTAATCATGCATCTGGCGCGGGCCGCATTTGAACGCACATTGAACATGAATCCACGCGATTTAGGCATGCGCCTGATCTATGATGTGTGTCACAACATTGCCAAGTATGAGAAGCATACGGTAGACGGGCGGGAGCGCATGTTGTGGGTTCATCGAAAGGGGGCGACGCGCGCTTTTCCACCAGCGCATCCCCATATCCCAGCCGATTACCGGCACGTTGGTCAGCCGGTGCTGATTCCGGGCGACATGGGGAGGGCATCGTACCTGTGCGTGGGCACCAATGCGGCGATGGAGGAGACGTTCGGGTCGACCTGTCACGGCGCCGGCCGGGTGATGAGCCGCTCCGCCGCAATCAAGGCGACGAAGGGACGCTCGATCAAGAAAGAATTGGAAGAGAAGAACATTATTGTGATGGCCCATGGCAGAAGCACACTCGCCGAGGAAGTTTCCGAGGCCTACAAAGATGTGAACGCCGTTGTGAACGTGATGCATCAGGCGGGAATAAGCCTGCGCGTGGCAAAGTTGCGCCCCCTCGGCGTAATCAAAGGATGA
- a CDS encoding archease, whose product MVKAVAGPENIKKKYEVIEHTADTGISVRGKTLEELFALAGCAMFDLMVDVRKVKPEEEAKLSLEAESLEELLVTWLNELLFRAEVSGMFFSRFEVVSVRDNKMKASIKGEPYDQKRHPIGQSIKAATYHELEVARREGQWLARVIFDI is encoded by the coding sequence ATTGTGAAAGCAGTCGCCGGGCCTGAAAACATCAAGAAAAAGTACGAAGTGATTGAGCACACCGCCGATACCGGCATTTCGGTAAGAGGGAAGACGCTTGAAGAGTTATTTGCGCTTGCCGGATGTGCGATGTTTGATCTGATGGTCGATGTGAGAAAGGTGAAACCAGAAGAAGAAGCGAAGCTCAGCCTGGAAGCGGAGTCACTCGAGGAGCTGCTGGTGACGTGGCTGAACGAACTGCTTTTCCGGGCGGAGGTGAGCGGGATGTTCTTCAGCAGGTTTGAAGTGGTCTCCGTCAGGGATAACAAGATGAAAGCTTCGATCAAGGGCGAGCCATACGATCAGAAAAGGCATCCGATAGGACAAAGCATCAAAGCGGCCACATATCACGAACTCGAGGTTGCCAGAAGAGAAGGGCAGTGGCTCGCGCGGGTGATTTTTGACATTTAG
- a CDS encoding response regulator, whose protein sequence is MQVNWGRIDMGKKRVLVADDDVDVLEVIKAILEHEGLQVNTARDGEQAFKLLRKHAFNAVILDVSMPRVPGTKLLQLMRRSSKFRKTPAMLITGNVLETKRMEEEGTLKLANDLLIKPFNTRDLIKKVKLLVNSEKDSRQPASKPDKEPRV, encoded by the coding sequence ATGCAGGTGAATTGGGGGAGAATCGATATGGGAAAGAAGCGCGTCTTGGTTGCCGATGACGATGTTGATGTGCTGGAGGTAATCAAGGCAATTCTGGAGCATGAAGGTCTCCAGGTGAACACGGCGCGCGACGGCGAGCAAGCTTTCAAGCTGCTGCGAAAACATGCCTTCAACGCCGTCATTCTGGATGTATCGATGCCGAGGGTTCCGGGGACCAAGCTGCTCCAACTGATGCGCCGGAGCAGCAAGTTCAGAAAGACTCCGGCGATGCTGATAACGGGTAACGTCCTTGAGACGAAGCGAATGGAGGAGGAAGGGACGCTCAAGCTGGCGAACGACCTCCTGATCAAACCGTTTAACACGCGCGATCTCATCAAAAAAGTTAAACTTCTCGTCAATTCCGAAAAAGATTCCCGGCAACCGGCGTCCAAACCGGATAAAGAACCTCGCGTCTGA
- a CDS encoding GHKL domain-containing protein, with amino-acid sequence MEQLLPQDEITKRFLEKLVVCQRLTLLGKLSSDLTHEINNQLTGVSGYAQLLLGQERALLIARELEKISSSADECKKLIFNYKRLARFTNQEKEYCSLNIIIRQALDLFRRQFAKKNLEITEDYSDDLPVIETNAGALEHAFANIIQNALEALQESGSRLSIRTAIEDQQLLAVFEDDGPGISQEAHQRLFAPFFSTKSHLHCMGLGLAATKAVVEECGGKIRVDSLSESGTSVRILLPLE; translated from the coding sequence GTGGAGCAACTTCTTCCCCAGGACGAGATAACGAAACGATTCCTCGAAAAATTGGTGGTGTGCCAGCGGCTCACCTTGCTGGGAAAGCTCTCTTCAGACCTCACTCACGAAATCAATAATCAACTCACCGGCGTCAGCGGATACGCACAACTGCTGCTCGGACAGGAACGGGCGCTGCTCATCGCCAGAGAACTGGAAAAAATCAGTTCCTCCGCCGACGAATGCAAGAAGCTGATCTTCAACTACAAGCGCCTCGCCAGGTTCACGAATCAGGAGAAAGAATACTGCAGCTTGAATATCATCATCCGCCAGGCGTTGGATCTATTTCGGCGCCAGTTCGCAAAAAAGAACCTCGAGATAACCGAAGACTATTCGGACGATCTTCCGGTGATCGAAACCAACGCCGGCGCGTTGGAGCATGCATTTGCGAATATCATCCAGAACGCGCTTGAAGCGCTGCAGGAAAGCGGCAGCCGGCTCTCCATTCGGACAGCGATCGAAGATCAGCAGTTGCTGGCTGTCTTTGAAGACGATGGCCCCGGAATTTCACAAGAGGCACATCAGCGCCTCTTCGCTCCCTTCTTCTCCACCAAGAGTCACCTGCATTGCATGGGCCTCGGATTGGCCGCGACCAAAGCGGTAGTGGAAGAATGCGGAGGGAAAATCCGGGTTGACTCACTGTCTGAATCGGGAACAAGTGTAAGAATTCTCTTGCCATTGGAATGA
- a CDS encoding ChbG/HpnK family deacetylase, giving the protein MATLLIVNADDFGLEKEINTAVIRAHEEGIVTSASLLAVGDAFEHAVELAKKHPRLGVGAHLALTRGPSLKGKPLIGSETSSVTGGTGRFSKSPIIFAMRAALRLVDAGELEKEFRAQLERITSAGIPITHIDSHQHIHLAPPIFAIVIGLALEFGISWVRMPFAPVRTVGCNGDIGGKMKKALLRRLAAWNLRTLRGTKLRWADYHVGIEHAGCLREDALLRVLQELPDAVVELSCHPGADNAALNRDHPWGYCWREELAALCSQETAATVKRLGIRLVNYAGWDEEAASPT; this is encoded by the coding sequence ATGGCCACGTTGCTCATAGTGAATGCCGACGATTTCGGGCTCGAGAAGGAAATAAACACGGCCGTCATTCGAGCTCACGAGGAGGGCATTGTCACCAGCGCGTCGCTTTTGGCGGTCGGGGATGCCTTCGAACATGCGGTGGAGCTTGCCAAGAAGCATCCGCGCCTCGGGGTCGGAGCGCATCTTGCGTTGACACGCGGGCCGTCCCTGAAGGGGAAACCGCTCATCGGTTCGGAAACATCTTCCGTGACAGGCGGAACAGGGCGTTTTTCGAAGAGTCCTATCATCTTTGCCATGCGGGCGGCTCTGCGTCTGGTTGATGCGGGAGAACTGGAGAAAGAGTTTCGGGCGCAATTAGAGAGAATAACTTCGGCCGGCATTCCGATCACGCATATAGACAGTCATCAGCACATCCATTTGGCGCCGCCGATCTTTGCCATTGTGATCGGCCTCGCGCTTGAATTTGGGATAAGCTGGGTGAGGATGCCCTTTGCGCCCGTCAGGACCGTCGGGTGCAATGGCGATATTGGGGGGAAAATGAAAAAGGCGCTGCTGAGGCGATTGGCGGCATGGAACCTGCGCACGTTGAGGGGGACGAAGCTCCGTTGGGCGGATTATCACGTGGGAATAGAACATGCCGGCTGTCTGCGGGAGGATGCGTTGCTGAGAGTGCTTCAGGAGCTTCCCGATGCAGTCGTGGAACTTTCCTGTCATCCGGGCGCGGACAACGCGGCATTGAATCGGGATCACCCATGGGGTTACTGCTGGCGGGAAGAGCTGGCCGCTTTATGTTCTCAGGAGACAGCGGCGACGGTGAAGAGACTGGGGATTCGGCTGGTAAATTATGCGGGATGGGACGAGGAAGCAGCTAGTCCCACTTGA
- a CDS encoding glycosyltransferase family 2 protein — translation MGENPDRPSISIVMPAYNERENIEKAVLSSLAVLRSACDDYEVVVVDDGSLDGTAELLDKMAQEHAALRVIHHDKNYRFGRTLRDGIAAARKNLIFLTDSDNPIDMEDMKKAIPLMEEYDFVNGRRLAREPSLKRILYTAVYNKMIRMLFGLDTQDVNFSYKMVKRELLQKLDLKSEGSFIDAEMLLEAKRLGGRIREIPIMYYPRTLGESTLASPSVIARILYEMSRYMLRRLFNSHDSRRS, via the coding sequence TTGGGAGAAAACCCCGACCGGCCGAGCATTTCGATTGTAATGCCCGCTTACAATGAAAGGGAAAACATCGAGAAAGCGGTGCTATCATCTCTCGCGGTTCTTCGGAGCGCCTGCGATGATTATGAAGTGGTCGTTGTTGATGACGGCAGCCTCGACGGCACGGCCGAATTGCTTGACAAGATGGCGCAGGAACACGCCGCACTCCGGGTGATCCATCACGACAAGAATTACCGTTTTGGGCGGACGTTGCGGGACGGGATTGCGGCAGCGCGCAAGAACCTGATTTTCCTTACGGATTCAGATAACCCCATCGATATGGAAGATATGAAGAAGGCAATTCCGTTGATGGAGGAGTACGATTTTGTGAATGGCCGGCGACTGGCGCGCGAGCCATCGCTGAAACGGATTCTGTACACGGCTGTGTACAATAAGATGATCCGGATGTTGTTTGGGCTGGACACCCAGGACGTAAATTTTTCTTATAAGATGGTCAAGCGCGAGCTTCTGCAGAAGCTCGACCTGAAATCGGAGGGTTCGTTCATCGATGCCGAAATGCTGCTTGAGGCGAAGAGACTGGGCGGCCGGATTCGGGAGATTCCGATCATGTACTATCCGCGCACGCTCGGCGAATCTACTCTGGCGAGCCCTTCCGTGATCGCAAGGATCCTGTACGAGATGTCCAGATACATGCTTCGACGTCTCTTCAATTCCCACGATTCCAGGAGATCATGA
- a CDS encoding MerR family transcriptional regulator: protein MRKQPIQPPGLRISQLAALAGVPVPTVKHYLHEGLLPRPIKTGRTMSYYDAACVDKIRLIKRLQSKRFFPLNVIKRIIDNGAIAAGELALGEALLDIPAEPEDVQTVSRKRVAGHTRYSLKKIDRMESLGLLRPVITSRGKEYDASDCRVIALMRQREEAGFPFDYSLEMMSVYRRHIQEIVKEDARLFLKRLLPSSSPASAAQYIREGDKALGAFMPLMKAKLVRAHAEKVIETVNSAPEHLKEILRFRRAQSFSSTDLSFSEIPRENVKRTLIAALGKRRDFPAAPHFRTLGQAVLSAAAGNFRLTLAHLEELKAPPELFPLVAALKGLALYGSVPETRGVFSTIQPILDAVAAFRDSRIRVDPYEVCLISSYIRGAVLSVIPDVFDTHSEAAMDLKAVAEAHEVGEESAWRTIAEELKLKALFHLSQMLISDEALESARHVLTLLKEKAGGTFYGKWASKQLAALAEEGDASDPVTHSRAGPEHKR, encoded by the coding sequence ATGAGAAAACAGCCGATACAGCCGCCGGGATTGAGAATAAGTCAGCTCGCCGCTCTGGCGGGTGTGCCGGTCCCTACCGTCAAGCACTACCTGCATGAGGGGCTCCTCCCGCGACCCATCAAAACGGGTCGCACCATGTCCTACTACGACGCCGCCTGCGTGGACAAAATCAGGTTGATCAAGCGCCTGCAAAGCAAGCGATTCTTTCCGCTGAACGTGATCAAGCGGATAATTGACAATGGCGCCATCGCTGCCGGTGAACTGGCGCTGGGGGAAGCGCTCCTCGATATCCCCGCTGAGCCGGAGGACGTACAAACTGTTTCAAGAAAACGAGTCGCCGGACACACCCGTTACTCGCTGAAGAAGATCGACCGGATGGAGTCGCTCGGTCTTCTCCGACCAGTTATCACCTCTCGAGGAAAAGAGTACGATGCGTCCGACTGCCGCGTTATTGCGCTCATGCGCCAGCGTGAGGAGGCTGGCTTCCCGTTCGACTATTCCCTGGAAATGATGTCGGTGTACCGCCGCCATATCCAGGAAATTGTGAAGGAGGATGCAAGGCTGTTCCTTAAGAGACTCTTGCCTTCTTCTTCTCCTGCCAGCGCCGCGCAGTACATAAGAGAAGGCGACAAGGCGCTCGGCGCCTTTATGCCGTTGATGAAGGCGAAGCTTGTGCGGGCGCATGCAGAAAAGGTCATTGAGACGGTGAATTCGGCGCCCGAGCACCTGAAGGAAATACTTCGCTTCCGCCGGGCGCAATCATTTTCTTCCACAGACTTGTCATTCAGCGAAATTCCGCGGGAAAATGTGAAAAGGACGCTGATTGCGGCACTCGGCAAGCGGCGCGATTTTCCCGCCGCCCCTCATTTCAGAACGCTCGGCCAGGCGGTGTTGTCGGCCGCCGCCGGTAATTTTCGGCTGACCCTGGCTCATCTGGAGGAACTGAAAGCCCCGCCTGAATTGTTTCCACTTGTTGCCGCACTGAAAGGGTTGGCCTTGTATGGCAGTGTGCCTGAGACGCGGGGCGTTTTTTCAACCATCCAACCGATCCTCGATGCAGTCGCGGCATTTCGAGATTCCCGCATTCGGGTGGATCCTTATGAGGTCTGCCTCATCTCATCCTATATCCGGGGGGCGGTCCTTTCCGTGATCCCCGACGTCTTCGATACGCATTCGGAGGCGGCAATGGACCTGAAGGCGGTCGCTGAAGCGCACGAGGTCGGCGAAGAATCTGCGTGGAGAACGATTGCCGAAGAGCTTAAACTCAAGGCTCTGTTCCACCTTTCGCAAATGCTGATCTCAGACGAAGCCCTCGAGTCGGCTCGACACGTGCTCACTCTGTTAAAGGAGAAAGCGGGAGGAACCTTCTACGGAAAATGGGCTTCAAAACAATTGGCGGCCTTGGCTGAAGAAGGCGATGCGTCTGATCCAGTCACACATTCACGTGCCGGACCGGAGCATAAACGGTAA